In a single window of the Anaerocolumna cellulosilytica genome:
- a CDS encoding BlaI/MecI/CopY family transcriptional regulator, which translates to MDQYKLGEMEQKFADIIWENEPVNSRTLTELCAEAFSWKRTTTYTMLKRLCDRGIFQNNEGTVLSLMSKTEFGAAQGEQFLNETFNGSLPKFLAAFTRRKKLSEKEINEIRQLIDEHKEE; encoded by the coding sequence ATGGATCAATACAAGCTAGGTGAGATGGAGCAAAAATTCGCGGATATCATTTGGGAAAACGAACCGGTTAATTCACGTACGCTTACTGAGTTATGTGCAGAAGCCTTTAGTTGGAAACGAACTACTACTTATACAATGCTAAAACGTTTATGCGATCGCGGTATTTTTCAGAATAATGAAGGCACGGTGCTATCTCTGATGTCTAAAACTGAATTCGGTGCTGCACAAGGAGAACAGTTTTTGAATGAAACCTTTAATGGTTCTTTACCAAAATTCTTAGCTGCCTTTACTCGCAGAAAAAAGTTAAGTGAAAAAGAAATCAATGAAATCAGACAGCTCATTGACGAGCATAAGGAGGAATAG
- a CDS encoding DUF6323 family protein: protein MEDKLFELMLLKKQEIELVTLLNCNEKTKEFGLVLTNEEAKELVKSRNESLKNYQRIEFSSGILEYLIFSFCDSSYINQNNYAETLMELQDIFYMFKNESDDKLTDEELITFMKEQFESVCSGDTDYLANTCLERFAQAIRAGYTGYIGSDGHNQYEDLSLEQRWDKDLYLEVLRELFWD, encoded by the coding sequence ATGGAAGACAAACTGTTTGAGTTAATGCTGCTTAAAAAGCAAGAAATTGAACTTGTAACATTACTAAATTGTAACGAAAAAACCAAAGAATTTGGTCTTGTGCTAACAAATGAAGAAGCAAAAGAACTAGTAAAAAGCAGAAATGAAAGTCTGAAAAATTATCAGCGGATAGAATTTAGCTCAGGTATTCTGGAGTATTTAATTTTTAGCTTTTGTGATTCCAGTTATATCAACCAAAATAATTACGCTGAAACTCTAATGGAACTTCAGGATATCTTTTATATGTTTAAAAATGAATCGGATGACAAACTAACAGATGAAGAATTAATTACATTTATGAAAGAGCAATTTGAAAGCGTTTGTTCCGGTGATACTGATTATCTTGCAAATACTTGTCTGGAAAGATTTGCACAGGCAATACGGGCTGGTTATACCGGTTATATCGGTAGTGACGGGCATAATCAGTACGAAGATCTTTCACTCGAACAAAGGTGGGATAAAGACCTCTACCTAGAAGTCTTAAGAGAATTATTCTGGGATTAA
- a CDS encoding PTS fructose transporter subunit IIABC, translating to MKITDLLALESIDLQGNPESKTEAIEQMVRLMEVSGKLLDREGYKRGVIEREEEGTTGIGDGIAIPHCRSEAVKTPGLAAMVVKHGVDYDSLDGEPVHLIFLIAAPNTKDNVHLQVLSKLAGLLMDDTFVERLKNAKNNEEFLEIIDNAERVKDREETAESSATKLKSEAKNKHSLKFLAVTACPTGIAHTYMAAESLEKKAKEAGHVIKVETRGSGGVKNTLSVQEIAEADCIIVAADVQVPMERFHGKKVILCKVADGIGKAADLIKKAETAEIPVYQSNAGRKSTIEVAEKENAGRQIYKHLMSGVSHMLPFVVGGGILIAIAFLIDGLRVDLSTVADKTTFGSITPLAALFKSIGGTAFSFMLPILAGFIAMSIADRPGLALGFVGGAIAASGKSGFLGAMAAGFLAGYIIVLLRKLTAKLPEKLDGLRPILIYPLLGILAIGIIVIYIIEPVFGAVNTALNSGLASMSSTSSILLGLLLGGMMAVDLGGPVNKAAYVFGTASIAAGNYPIMAAVMVGGMVPPCAIALATILYKNKFTSDERKSGPMNFIMGLAFISEGAIPFAASDPLRVLPSLIVGSAISGGLSMAFRCTLMAPHGGIFVFPVVGNALLYLLSLTIGTVISAVLLGILKKPVIEITD from the coding sequence ATGAAGATTACAGATTTATTAGCACTGGAAAGCATTGATTTGCAAGGTAATCCGGAAAGCAAAACAGAAGCTATTGAACAAATGGTAAGATTAATGGAGGTATCTGGAAAGCTTTTAGACAGGGAAGGCTACAAGCGGGGAGTTATTGAGAGGGAGGAGGAAGGAACCACAGGAATAGGGGATGGTATTGCAATACCGCACTGCCGGTCAGAGGCAGTAAAGACCCCCGGGCTGGCTGCAATGGTGGTAAAGCATGGGGTAGATTATGATTCCCTGGATGGTGAACCAGTCCATTTGATTTTTTTAATTGCGGCACCGAATACAAAGGATAATGTACATTTACAGGTGTTGAGTAAATTAGCTGGTTTATTAATGGACGATACCTTTGTAGAAAGATTAAAAAATGCGAAAAATAATGAGGAATTTCTTGAAATAATAGACAATGCCGAACGGGTAAAGGATAGAGAAGAGACAGCTGAGAGTAGTGCTACTAAATTAAAATCAGAAGCAAAGAACAAACATTCCTTAAAATTTCTGGCAGTTACTGCATGCCCTACCGGCATTGCCCATACCTATATGGCAGCTGAGAGTCTTGAGAAAAAGGCAAAGGAAGCCGGACATGTGATAAAAGTTGAAACCAGAGGTTCCGGTGGAGTAAAAAACACCCTTTCTGTACAGGAGATAGCGGAAGCTGACTGTATTATAGTAGCGGCAGATGTCCAGGTGCCCATGGAACGTTTTCATGGAAAAAAGGTAATACTGTGTAAAGTCGCCGATGGAATCGGAAAGGCGGCGGATTTAATAAAAAAAGCTGAAACGGCAGAAATTCCGGTTTATCAAAGCAATGCTGGCAGAAAGAGTACTATAGAAGTAGCTGAAAAAGAAAATGCCGGAAGGCAGATTTATAAGCATTTGATGAGTGGTGTATCACATATGCTTCCCTTTGTAGTAGGGGGTGGTATATTAATAGCAATTGCTTTTTTAATTGATGGTTTACGTGTTGACTTGTCCACAGTAGCAGATAAAACAACCTTTGGTTCAATTACTCCCCTTGCGGCACTTTTTAAGAGTATTGGCGGAACGGCCTTTAGTTTTATGCTTCCGATTCTTGCAGGTTTTATTGCTATGAGTATTGCTGACAGACCGGGCTTAGCATTAGGTTTTGTTGGAGGGGCTATAGCAGCCAGTGGAAAATCAGGTTTCTTAGGAGCAATGGCAGCGGGCTTTCTTGCAGGTTATATTATAGTACTGCTTAGGAAGTTAACTGCTAAATTACCGGAAAAACTGGATGGACTGAGACCGATTCTTATTTATCCCTTATTAGGTATTTTAGCAATCGGAATAATTGTAATCTATATTATAGAGCCTGTTTTTGGTGCTGTTAATACTGCATTAAACAGTGGGTTAGCCAGCATGAGCAGTACCAGTAGTATTCTTCTTGGTCTGTTACTTGGCGGAATGATGGCGGTTGACCTTGGAGGACCTGTAAATAAAGCAGCTTATGTATTTGGAACAGCTTCCATTGCAGCGGGAAACTATCCGATTATGGCAGCAGTTATGGTAGGCGGAATGGTACCACCTTGTGCTATAGCATTAGCGACTATACTCTATAAGAATAAATTTACATCAGACGAAAGAAAATCAGGACCTATGAATTTTATTATGGGTCTGGCGTTTATATCGGAAGGTGCAATACCCTTTGCTGCTTCTGATCCATTGCGTGTACTTCCGTCTTTGATTGTAGGGTCAGCCATCTCCGGTGGTTTATCCATGGCTTTCCGGTGTACCCTTATGGCACCTCATGGCGGTATCTTTGTTTTTCCTGTGGTTGGAAATGCACTTTTGTATCTTTTGTCATTAACAATTGGTACGGTTATCAGTGCAGTTTTATTGGGAATTCTTAAGAAGCCGGTGATAGAAATAACAGACTAA
- a CDS encoding DUF6179 domain-containing protein gives MEYTMEELLPIVEKLTGKYTSFESSSITYETARMLMGAVLYCIEEFYNTGSTGLTVAEKLDASIAYQRGYDLVISKVYASKEIYEDILGTFNDFQCRNCKDTITKGLPQFFLKYDPKFNPQDHILTLDYPTVRPVHAFCGINVIYEYLCNIQTEWIFLNAFDTKRIELLLERIMTDYQNLFLDNISYSVLLSCLGCIIAEKPIAMLELQADDMETIAHYFKHDTVEKAELKIEMLLSKLFDNVYTERTALKDYFAPLSKDYAIRIVNGLNHHSLKGIFYITDTL, from the coding sequence ATGGAATATACTATGGAAGAGCTTTTACCAATCGTTGAAAAACTTACTGGGAAATATACGTCCTTTGAAAGCAGTTCCATTACGTATGAAACTGCTAGAATGCTTATGGGTGCCGTTTTATATTGCATCGAAGAATTCTATAATACCGGAAGCACTGGATTGACTGTAGCTGAGAAATTAGATGCTTCCATCGCCTATCAGCGCGGTTATGACCTTGTAATATCAAAAGTCTATGCGTCAAAGGAGATATATGAAGATATCTTGGGAACCTTTAATGATTTTCAATGCAGAAATTGCAAAGATACTATAACAAAGGGACTTCCTCAATTTTTTTTAAAGTATGATCCCAAGTTTAATCCGCAGGACCATATTCTCACACTGGATTACCCTACTGTAAGACCGGTCCATGCATTTTGCGGGATAAATGTTATCTATGAATATTTATGTAACATACAAACTGAATGGATTTTCTTAAATGCTTTTGATACTAAGCGTATTGAACTGCTTCTGGAACGTATTATGACAGACTATCAAAATTTATTTCTAGATAATATCAGTTATTCCGTTTTACTTTCCTGCCTCGGTTGTATTATTGCAGAAAAACCAATCGCTATGTTGGAACTTCAAGCTGATGATATGGAAACCATTGCGCACTACTTTAAACATGATACAGTGGAGAAAGCGGAATTAAAAATAGAAATGTTGCTTTCAAAACTATTCGACAATGTATATACGGAACGTACTGCGTTAAAAGATTACTTTGCTCCACTTTCAAAAGACTATGCAATACGAATTGTTAACGGTCTGAACCATCATTCCCTAAAAGGTATCTTCTATATAACAGATACTTTATAA
- a CDS encoding M56 family metallopeptidase, with product MLDKLFLQLLNMSFTASIVILIVLIIRLLLKKVPKIYSYVLWGVVLFRLVCPFSFESALSLLPTKVNPILQDIVYMTQPEINTGISAINNLSNAPLPTATPNGNTIPLQIWISIGSLVWSIGMISLIIHSIITLLELHKRLQTGVYCKDNIYSSDRIDTAFVMGVFRPKIYLPTNLPENDREYILLHEQTHIRRLDHIIKLISFLVLCIHWFNPLVWLAFFLSGKDMEMSCDEAVIKKYGNGIKKDYSSSLLTLATGRRMIGGTPLAFGEGDTKGRVKNVLNYKKPLLWMLVASTVVVAAVGVGLLANPVKSRGPVDLSDIEEMNIGAEMPRLLYADKHIAIMEGTFGVLVYSMDEYKVIDRISFNEVKDLGISDFLYTFVSAKGNKVYLGNDTGTGVEQGFTHVYDVKSGRIQEFSGRQPERVYERGLYFGKYMEEYEEYLAKYPDFHTKLIGVLKVDLEDSFLYLRADADWSMKSLELVNRSNVDGTGQSYRVFGKDGEKPLPITLAAANYSLGLTEDELKQTEEIARNYFTYENPYYKGVVSIKVAPDDYDLYQNKGIEGEYSSGNIIIYQVLTLKDNEEGNPERSISIGRKTTNSSWEIINQGY from the coding sequence ATGCTTGATAAACTTTTTTTACAGCTTCTTAATATGAGCTTCACTGCCAGTATTGTTATTCTTATTGTGCTCATTATCCGGTTACTTCTGAAAAAGGTACCAAAGATTTATTCCTATGTGCTATGGGGCGTGGTTCTATTCCGTCTTGTATGTCCTTTCTCATTTGAAAGTGCTTTGAGCCTTTTGCCGACGAAAGTAAACCCAATTTTGCAAGATATTGTTTATATGACGCAACCGGAAATTAACACAGGAATATCTGCAATTAACAATCTCAGTAATGCACCACTACCCACTGCAACACCTAATGGCAATACAATTCCGTTGCAAATATGGATATCCATCGGCAGTCTGGTGTGGAGTATCGGTATGATTTCGCTGATTATACACAGTATCATTACCCTCTTGGAACTGCATAAACGTTTACAGACTGGGGTGTACTGCAAGGATAATATTTATTCTTCCGACAGAATTGATACTGCATTTGTGATGGGTGTTTTTCGCCCTAAAATTTATTTACCCACAAATCTCCCTGAAAATGACAGAGAGTATATCTTGTTACACGAACAGACCCACATTAGAAGATTAGACCATATCATAAAGCTTATTAGCTTTTTGGTTCTGTGTATTCACTGGTTTAATCCCCTTGTATGGCTTGCATTTTTCTTAAGTGGGAAGGATATGGAGATGTCCTGCGACGAAGCTGTCATTAAAAAATATGGAAATGGTATAAAAAAGGACTATTCTTCTTCGCTATTAACACTTGCAACGGGCAGGCGGATGATAGGAGGTACTCCACTTGCTTTTGGTGAGGGTGATACCAAGGGCAGAGTTAAAAATGTACTGAACTATAAGAAGCCTCTACTATGGATGCTGGTTGCTTCAACGGTTGTAGTAGCAGCAGTTGGTGTAGGACTTCTGGCTAATCCCGTCAAATCACGTGGACCAGTGGATTTATCTGACATCGAGGAAATGAACATTGGTGCAGAAATGCCTAGGCTTTTATATGCAGATAAGCACATTGCCATTATGGAGGGGACGTTCGGTGTATTGGTGTACAGCATGGATGAGTACAAGGTAATAGACCGTATTTCTTTTAACGAAGTGAAGGATCTTGGTATTTCGGATTTTCTTTACACATTCGTTTCAGCAAAAGGCAACAAGGTGTATCTAGGAAATGATACGGGTACAGGAGTGGAACAGGGGTTTACACATGTATACGATGTGAAGTCAGGGCGTATACAAGAATTTTCCGGACGGCAGCCAGAGCGAGTGTATGAACGGGGACTTTATTTTGGAAAATATATGGAAGAATACGAAGAATACCTTGCCAAGTATCCTGACTTCCATACAAAGCTTATCGGTGTACTTAAGGTCGACTTAGAAGATTCCTTCCTGTATCTACGTGCAGATGCCGATTGGAGTATGAAAAGCTTGGAACTTGTGAACCGCTCCAATGTAGATGGTACGGGACAAAGTTATCGAGTCTTTGGAAAGGATGGAGAAAAACCATTACCGATTACCCTTGCTGCTGCAAACTACTCCCTTGGCTTGACAGAGGATGAACTGAAACAGACAGAGGAAATCGCCAGAAATTACTTTACATATGAAAACCCTTATTACAAGGGAGTGGTTTCTATTAAAGTGGCTCCTGATGACTATGACTTATATCAAAATAAGGGAATTGAAGGTGAATACTCATCCGGCAATATCATTATCTATCAGGTGCTTACTTTAAAAGATAATGAAGAAGGAAATCCAGAGCGCTCCATCAGTATTGGAAGAAAGACAACAAATTCCTCATGGGAAATCATCAATCAGGGATACTAG